One genomic window of Chiloscyllium punctatum isolate Juve2018m chromosome 23, sChiPun1.3, whole genome shotgun sequence includes the following:
- the tmem45b gene encoding transmembrane protein 45B, with protein sequence MANFKGHALPGSFFLLFGLWWSMKYPLKFFLKKKKTSRLCFERVEFAEGIAKAVFSLVGILAEQFVPDGPHLHLLSADRESWVKLMNWQHSTMYLFFGISGIVDMLTYSSLRLPVGLDRLVLSLAVFNEGFLFYFHVQHRPPLDLHIHSLLLTAVFGGSIIIMLEVFLRDNIILELFRTSLAILQGTWFWQIGFVLYPPSGGPKWNETDHGNIMFITLCFCWHFAVALTIMAISYTLMYWFVKIKSRRSGAMELGELKSSERNSHINLLNGSDEE encoded by the exons ATGGCAAATTTCAAAGGACATGCACTGCCGGGCAGTTTCTTCCTTCTCTTCGGACTCTGGTGGTCTATGAAGTATCCACTCAAATTCTTCCTGAAGAAGAAGAAAACATCCCGACTATGCTTCGAGCGGGTGGAATTTGCTGAGGGGATAGCCAAAGCTGTTTTCTCACTTGTGG GAATTCTGGCTGAGCAGTTTGTGCCTGATGGGCCTCACCTACACTTACTGAGTGCAGACAGAGAATCCTGGGTCAAACTGATGAACTGGCAGCACAGCACCATGTACCTGTTCTTTGGCATTTCTGGGATTGTAGACATGCTGACGTATTCTTCACTCCGGCTCCCCGTTGGCCTAGATCGTCTTGTTCTTTCGCTGGCCGTGTTTAATGAAG GTTTTTTATTTTATTTCcatgtccaacaccgaccccctcTCGACCTGCACATCCACTCCTTGCTGCTCACCGCGGTGTTTGGAGGCTCCATCATCATTATGTTAGAGGTTTTCCTGAGGGATAACATCATCTTGGAGTTATTCCGAACCAGTCTGGCAATTCTACAGGGCACCTGGTTCTGGCAG ATTGGCTTTGTGCTGTACCCACCCAGCGGTGGGCCCAAGTGGAACGAAACTGACCATGGAAATATCATGTTCATTACACTGTGTTTCTGTTGGCATTTTGCAGTGGCACTTACTATCATGGCTATCAGTTACACACTGATGTACTG GTTTGTAAAGATAAAATCCCGGAGGTCTGGTGCAATGGAGCTGGGGGAGCTAAAGAGCTCAGAGAGGAACTCTCATATCAATCTGCTGAATGGTTCTGATGAGGAATGA